The window CAGAGAAAGATCGAAAAGAACGGGATACTTTTTGGTGCGGGCCCGTTCTGGACATCGGACGAAAAGTTCTGCGAAGGCGAGGAAATGATCATCGTGCGCGCAGACGATACTACGGAGGCCCGAAAAATTGCTGATGCCGATCCGATGCACGCGAAGGGAGCGCGGTCGTATGTCGTGCGACCATGGTTGCTGAACGAGGGACGTCTAACGATCCATTTGAATCTGTCGTCTCGCAAAGCTGAACTGAACTAAGCAACACACGACGATTGAATGTCGTCCGCTACGATTCGCGAAACTAAAACGAAAACATCATCCGGAACAAGATAATGAAACAACGACTATTACTTGGAACCCCCCAACAAGTTTCACTCGGCATGCTTGGCTTACGCATTGCCTTTGGCTGCTTCATGCTTGTCCATGGCATTCAAAAGTTGATGGGCTTTACGGCGATGGCTGAAAGCTTCCCTGATCCGCTAGGAATGGGACATCAGCTAAGCCTTCTCTGCGCCATCGGTGCCGAAGTCGGTTGCTCGGTACTATTGATCCTTGGACTTGGCACACGATTCGCCGTTTTGAACCTTGCGTTCACAATGTGTGTTGCACTCTTCTTGGTTCACGGCAGTGACCCATGGAAGGTAAAAGAACTGGCAGCGGTCTACCTCGCTGTGTATGCCGTGATCTTTGTCACAGGGCCCGGTGAGTTCTCGCTGGATCAGAAGCTCTTTGGAACGCAGGAGTCCGATGCTGTTTGATGGGTGGCATCATCTACACCTGATACAACCCTATTCTGCACACACCAACGGTCGACTGACATGAATGAAACAACCAAAAAAACTGCAATCGTCACCGGTTCGTCGCGTGGGATCGGGGCAGCCGTCGCCAAGCGTCTGGCCAGAGATGGGTTCAACGTCCTCGTCAATTATTCTGGCAGTAAGGATCCCGCGAGCGAGGTCGTGAACACAATCGAGACCGAAGGCGGTCATGCCATCGCAGTCCAGGCGGACGTTTCCGATTCCGCCGCGGTCAAACGGATGTTCGACAGCGCCGAGGCAGCTTACGGTGGTGTCGATGTGCTGGTGAATAACGCCGGCATCATGAAACTGGCTTCGATCGCGGACTGCGACGACGCGATCTTTGACGCTCAGGTTGCTGTGAACTTTCGAGGCACATTCAACGGCATGCGCGAGGCTGGAATTCGCCTGCGGGATGGCGGGCGGATCATCAATTTCTCCACCACGGTCGTCGGGATGAAGTTTGAAACATACGGCGTGTATGCGGGCATCAAAGCCGCCATCGAAACGATGACGGCGATCATGGCGAAGGAAATGCGCGGACGAAACATCACGGTCAACGCAGTCGCTCCCGGACCGACGGGCACCGCATTGTTCCTAGAAGGCAAGTCCGATGAGTTAGTCGAGAAGTTGTCGAAAGCGTCGCCGCTTGAACGATTGGGGACTCCCGAAGACATTGCCAATGTTGTGGCCTTTCTCGCTGGGCCGGATGGAGCTTGGGTCAACGGTCAGACCCTGCGCGCCAATGGCGGCATGGTCTGAGTGCGATCGTTCAAGATGCCCCCGGTTTGAGTGAAAACTTGAATCCATCCGATACCTCCAGAAGCAGAGATTCAACCCATGGCTAGTCGCACCACGATGGAACTGGAAGTGATTCGTTCCGCACCGATCACCGAGCATATGCTGCGCGTCACGTTAGGTGGCGATGCCCTTTCGGCATTCCCCGTTGACCAGGAAAGCGCCTATTTGAAGCTGCTAATTCCTCAACGCGATGGCCAGAAGCCACTTCTGAGAACCTATACGGTAAGGCATCAGCGACCAACCGAGATTGATATCGACTTCGTCTTGCATGACTCGCCGGGTCCGGCGTCAACCTGGGCGATCGACGCTCAGCCAGGAGACCGCATTACAGTCGCCGGACCGGGGCCTAAAAAACTAATCAACCATTCCGCCGATTGGTTTCTGCTGGCGGGAGACATGACCGCACTTCCCGCGATCAGCGTCCACCTCAGTCAACTGCCGGAGGACGCTGTCGGCTACGCTGTAATTGAAGTTCCCAGTCGTGCCGACATCCAAAAACTGACGCATCCGCGAAACATTGAACTGCACTGGGAGATCAACTCACGCCCCAAGGTCGATGGTTTGTTCCTTGCTTCCAAGATTCGAGCATTGCCCTGGTTGGAAGGACAACCCGCCGTCTGGGCCGCCTGTGAATTCAA of the Rhodopirellula baltica SH 1 genome contains:
- a CDS encoding DoxX family protein, whose translation is MKQRLLLGTPQQVSLGMLGLRIAFGCFMLVHGIQKLMGFTAMAESFPDPLGMGHQLSLLCAIGAEVGCSVLLILGLGTRFAVLNLAFTMCVALFLVHGSDPWKVKELAAVYLAVYAVIFVTGPGEFSLDQKLFGTQESDAV
- a CDS encoding SDR family oxidoreductase, whose product is MNETTKKTAIVTGSSRGIGAAVAKRLARDGFNVLVNYSGSKDPASEVVNTIETEGGHAIAVQADVSDSAAVKRMFDSAEAAYGGVDVLVNNAGIMKLASIADCDDAIFDAQVAVNFRGTFNGMREAGIRLRDGGRIINFSTTVVGMKFETYGVYAGIKAAIETMTAIMAKEMRGRNITVNAVAPGPTGTALFLEGKSDELVEKLSKASPLERLGTPEDIANVVAFLAGPDGAWVNGQTLRANGGMV
- a CDS encoding siderophore-interacting protein; protein product: MASRTTMELEVIRSAPITEHMLRVTLGGDALSAFPVDQESAYLKLLIPQRDGQKPLLRTYTVRHQRPTEIDIDFVLHDSPGPASTWAIDAQPGDRITVAGPGPKKLINHSADWFLLAGDMTALPAISVHLSQLPEDAVGYAVIEVPSRADIQKLTHPRNIELHWEINSRPKVDGLFLASKIRALPWLEGQPAVWAACEFNSMRVLRTFLQEHNNLPKTHLYLSSYWKLGQSDEGHKKAKRLDSEQVGGTR